The genome window TAAATTAACCACATTATTAACCCTGTCAAATTCACCATAAACTACTCAGATTCCTCGGCTTTGCTCCTCGGTCCTCCGTCTTCGGTCTTTCTTCTGTCATTTCGAGCGAGCCGTAGGCGAGTGGAGGAATCCCTCAGGTTAGTTATTGGTCTTTAGTTCTAAGTTCGTAGTTGAGAACCAAAAACTATAAATTAAGAACTAATTCCCTCGCCTATCACGCTATCGCATACTCCAACGACCGGGGGTTTTCTACCCGCTTGGAGGCATTAAGAATCTCAAACCCGACGATGTTACCATCCTTGTCATAAT of candidate division WOR-3 bacterium contains these proteins:
- a CDS encoding DUF2283 domain-containing protein; translation: YDKDGNIVGFEILNASKRVENPRSLEYAIA